The following coding sequences are from one Desulfosporosinus orientis DSM 765 window:
- a CDS encoding methionine/alanine import family NSS transporter small subunit, with protein sequence MSGSAIVMMIVGIVIIWGGLAASIWNAVKASKRN encoded by the coding sequence ATGAGCGGTAGTGCCATTGTCATGATGATCGTAGGGATTGTTATCATTTGGGGAGGACTGGCTGCAAGTATTTGGAATGCTGTAAAAGCCTCAAAACGGAATTAA
- a CDS encoding DUF5320 domain-containing protein: MPQRDGRGPMGRRSMSGRGLGFGNGVNSMGKGAGPGLGRGKGCPAHCITIK, from the coding sequence ATGCCGCAAAGAGATGGAAGAGGTCCGATGGGACGCAGATCTATGAGCGGAAGAGGCTTAGGATTTGGTAATGGGGTAAATTCTATGGGCAAAGGTGCGGGCCCTGGTCTTGGCCGTGGTAAAGGTTGTCCTGCCCACTGCATCACTATTAAATAG
- a CDS encoding nitroreductase family protein, translating into MSRQFTASESRILDDIIKNRRSVRQFKKDPLTEELITTILTAGLWAPYAALAVSTSYDFRQFYVIPQGSEKLVRINDTIKEFSKGLLNQFEQQMNANPFVRENGKNFYQRLMTVVQEGVSGLIDAPCLIIVAEKKGFPPAEKQSLAHVMENMWLKSVSLNLGFRLLSIFENLNESKEFCEILGAEYGKYAFNGCIIGYPQNSPNEGKRAKLEEVVYWL; encoded by the coding sequence ATGAGCAGACAATTTACTGCAAGCGAAAGTAGGATTCTGGATGATATCATAAAGAACCGGCGTTCTGTACGCCAGTTTAAAAAGGACCCCTTAACAGAAGAATTAATAACCACAATCTTAACGGCTGGTTTATGGGCACCCTATGCTGCCCTTGCAGTCTCAACAAGCTATGATTTTAGACAGTTTTATGTTATACCGCAAGGCAGTGAGAAACTCGTAAGAATTAATGATACAATCAAAGAATTCTCTAAAGGGCTTTTAAATCAATTCGAACAACAAATGAATGCCAATCCCTTTGTCCGGGAGAATGGAAAAAACTTTTATCAACGATTAATGACTGTAGTCCAAGAAGGAGTCTCAGGCTTGATTGATGCTCCTTGCTTAATAATCGTTGCGGAAAAGAAAGGATTCCCGCCAGCTGAAAAACAAAGTTTAGCTCATGTAATGGAAAATATGTGGCTTAAATCGGTATCATTAAATCTAGGCTTTAGGCTATTATCCATATTTGAAAACCTAAACGAGAGTAAAGAATTCTGTGAGATATTAGGTGCGGAATACGGCAAATATGCCTTCAATGGTTGTATCATTGGATACCCGCAAAATTCCCCTAATGAAGGGAAAAGAGCAAAACTCGAAGAGGTTGTTTACTGGTTATAA
- a CDS encoding DNA-3-methyladenine glycosylase: protein MKTLGREFYNRDSLIVAKELLGKVLVHEIEGQRISAKIVETEAYMGVEDKAAHSYGGKRTPRVEVMYGGPGFSYVFMIYGMYYCFNIVTREEGTPQAVLIRAAEPIEGLELMAQNRFHKAYNQLSKSQIKGLTNGPGKLCRALLIDKGLNGEDLCGLKLYVGAGENEPLSIISAKRIGIDYAGEAKDFCWRFYIEDNHYVSVK, encoded by the coding sequence ATGAAAACTTTAGGCAGAGAATTTTATAACAGAGACTCTTTAATCGTGGCAAAGGAACTCTTGGGAAAGGTGCTGGTCCACGAAATAGAAGGACAAAGAATTTCGGCCAAAATCGTGGAAACAGAAGCCTATATGGGTGTTGAAGATAAAGCGGCCCATTCCTATGGTGGAAAAAGAACGCCCAGAGTAGAAGTTATGTATGGAGGGCCAGGCTTTTCCTATGTATTTATGATCTACGGGATGTATTATTGCTTTAATATAGTCACTCGGGAAGAAGGGACCCCTCAGGCTGTCCTGATTAGGGCTGCTGAGCCAATCGAAGGCTTAGAGCTAATGGCCCAAAACAGATTCCATAAGGCATATAATCAGTTAAGCAAGAGTCAAATTAAGGGATTAACCAATGGACCGGGGAAATTATGCAGGGCATTGTTGATTGACAAAGGTTTAAATGGAGAAGATTTGTGCGGCTTGAAGCTCTATGTAGGAGCTGGGGAAAATGAACCATTGAGTATTATCTCTGCGAAAAGGATTGGGATTGATTATGCCGGGGAAGCCAAGGATTTTTGTTGGAGATTTTATATTGAAGATAACCATTATGTGTCCGTAAAATAG
- a CDS encoding GGDEF domain-containing protein — protein MKLDFLTLAFILCLVFVMQVIVLIVQYNVNRAYRGIGWWLLGSGFMALGFIFMPLLTVKSLEILARIANPLVVLGQVFLYFAIIQFFDVKESRWRSIFFYALFIIVYYYFMYIDNDISGRTIVVSATVAVFSLMTAFKLYFKRDKLVSGFANFFTGTVFLIHGCFLTGNALSALLLPSVLSYKDLFETFFHVMIYVVAIVTSTLWTYGFIIMVNQRLNAENRQEREKLQQIFNTGPDAALITRMRDGLILDVNEGFSVLIGLGRNEVIGKSTLEISVWENIADRDLLIDKLNGNGNGICENLELVFKRKNGSRFFGIISARTMAINDRPHIISVVRDITERKLAEQQIQELLQQLEIERNTAYQNSITDSLTGLANRRYFDEVLEREFYRVKRSGSSLSLIMLDVDYFKKFNDKYGHLAGDDCLRQIGFILKTIARHVPDTVARYGGEEFSLILPQTDEKGAEVLAKRIRTAVESLSIQHLASDIAGYVTVSIGVVTVYPTGLASPEQVVALADEALYCAKKQGRNQIAIALSSCAD, from the coding sequence ATGAAACTTGACTTTCTAACCCTTGCATTTATCTTATGCTTAGTATTTGTTATGCAGGTTATTGTTCTTATCGTCCAATATAATGTGAACAGGGCTTATCGGGGAATCGGCTGGTGGCTTCTGGGTTCCGGCTTCATGGCACTGGGATTTATCTTCATGCCTTTACTGACAGTAAAGTCACTAGAAATACTCGCAAGGATTGCCAACCCGCTGGTGGTTTTAGGCCAAGTTTTCTTATACTTCGCCATTATTCAGTTTTTTGATGTGAAAGAGAGCCGGTGGAGAAGCATTTTTTTCTATGCTCTCTTTATTATTGTTTACTATTATTTTATGTATATCGATAATGACATTTCAGGACGTACAATCGTTGTGTCTGCTACGGTGGCTGTTTTCTCATTAATGACTGCCTTTAAGCTCTATTTTAAGAGGGATAAACTTGTCTCTGGTTTTGCCAATTTCTTCACAGGGACAGTTTTTCTTATCCATGGATGTTTTCTGACAGGAAACGCACTATCGGCACTTTTATTACCCTCTGTTCTTTCCTATAAGGATCTTTTTGAAACTTTTTTTCATGTAATGATCTATGTAGTCGCCATTGTCACAAGCACCCTATGGACTTATGGGTTCATAATCATGGTTAATCAGCGCCTTAATGCAGAAAACCGTCAAGAACGGGAAAAATTGCAGCAGATTTTTAACACCGGTCCTGATGCAGCTTTAATCACACGAATGAGGGATGGTTTAATACTTGATGTTAACGAGGGATTTTCAGTTTTAATAGGTTTAGGCCGTAACGAGGTTATTGGAAAATCAACTTTAGAAATAAGTGTCTGGGAGAATATTGCCGATCGAGATCTTCTGATAGATAAGTTAAATGGTAACGGAAACGGAATATGTGAAAACCTGGAGCTGGTTTTTAAACGCAAAAATGGAAGCCGGTTTTTCGGCATAATTTCCGCCAGAACCATGGCAATAAATGATAGGCCTCATATTATCAGTGTGGTTCGTGACATAACAGAGCGTAAGCTGGCTGAGCAACAAATACAAGAGCTCCTTCAACAGCTTGAAATTGAAAGGAATACCGCTTACCAAAATTCCATTACAGATAGCCTGACCGGGTTGGCAAACCGCCGATATTTTGATGAAGTTCTGGAAAGAGAGTTTTACAGGGTGAAGCGTTCTGGGTCTTCTTTATCCCTAATTATGTTAGACGTAGATTATTTTAAGAAATTTAACGATAAGTATGGGCATTTAGCCGGGGACGATTGCTTGCGGCAGATAGGCTTCATACTTAAAACCATAGCCAGGCATGTTCCTGACACTGTTGCAAGATATGGGGGAGAAGAGTTTAGCCTAATACTGCCCCAAACAGATGAGAAGGGGGCGGAAGTTTTGGCGAAAAGAATCAGGACAGCAGTAGAAAGTCTTTCCATTCAACACCTAGCTTCCGACATTGCGGGATATGTTACTGTGAGTATTGGAGTTGTGACGGTTTACCCCACCGGATTAGCATCGCCGGAACAAGTAGTGGCCTTGGCTGATGAAGCTCTATATTGTGCTAAAAAACAAGGACGTAACCAGATAGCCATTGCATTATCCTCCTGTGCGGATTAA
- a CDS encoding 4-hydroxyphenylacetate 3-hydroxylase N-terminal domain-containing protein, translated as MKTALEYLESMKAYNPKIFLGGKRVNLHENPTTLTVLRANARVYELAEDPQYADIMTAASPYLGGKVSRNLHIATSTADLEKRADMATLTSQMLGTCNYRCVGADVLNALAGITWEMDKELDTVYHSRLLNHIKYIQEKDLAVSGGVTDAKGDRTKRPIEQDDPDVYVHVVEKRDDGIVVRGAKVSQSGAIGSHETLVIPTMGMRPGEEDFAVAFAVPNSAEGLTYICQHTPFTAERELSPDVKYLGNPLYGQRETCIMVFDNVFIPWEHVFMCGETKYAGRLVARFAKTHRMNCGGACKVGFADLIIGATQLAAEYSGVQKAPHIVEKLTDMIRISETARACTVAAALKGGEEPLGSGFFQPNDIFGNAAKLTIADGFWDILKWAGDIGGGMAVTMPSELELENPETAPYVRKFMKASAPADQRLRIAKFLQNWCAGLHGAGTWHGAGSPMAQKMALYALTNFEEKKNLAKSLSGLKEE; from the coding sequence ATGAAAACAGCCCTTGAATACCTTGAAAGCATGAAGGCATACAACCCCAAGATTTTTCTAGGCGGCAAACGGGTAAACCTCCATGAAAATCCCACCACCTTGACCGTCCTTCGTGCCAACGCCAGAGTTTATGAGCTGGCTGAGGATCCCCAATACGCTGACATCATGACTGCCGCTTCACCCTATTTAGGCGGTAAAGTAAGCCGCAACCTGCACATTGCCACCAGCACCGCTGATCTGGAAAAAAGGGCTGACATGGCCACACTAACCAGCCAGATGCTGGGAACCTGTAATTATCGCTGCGTAGGGGCGGATGTTTTGAATGCCCTGGCCGGTATCACTTGGGAAATGGACAAGGAATTAGACACCGTTTATCACAGCCGGCTGCTCAACCATATTAAATACATCCAGGAAAAGGATCTGGCAGTAAGCGGCGGAGTAACCGACGCTAAGGGTGACCGCACCAAACGGCCGATAGAGCAGGATGATCCCGACGTCTACGTCCACGTGGTGGAAAAAAGAGACGACGGCATTGTGGTGCGGGGCGCCAAAGTCAGCCAAAGCGGAGCTATCGGCTCCCATGAGACTTTAGTCATTCCCACCATGGGGATGCGGCCGGGAGAGGAGGATTTTGCCGTTGCCTTCGCCGTACCCAATAGCGCCGAAGGTCTTACCTATATTTGCCAGCACACTCCCTTCACTGCCGAACGAGAGCTTTCCCCCGACGTTAAATACTTGGGCAATCCCCTTTACGGCCAGCGGGAGACCTGCATCATGGTCTTCGACAATGTGTTCATCCCCTGGGAGCATGTCTTTATGTGCGGTGAAACCAAATATGCCGGACGGTTAGTGGCCCGCTTCGCCAAAACACACCGGATGAACTGCGGAGGCGCCTGCAAGGTGGGCTTTGCCGACCTGATCATAGGTGCCACCCAGCTGGCCGCAGAATACTCCGGGGTACAGAAGGCCCCTCACATTGTGGAGAAACTTACGGACATGATCCGCATCAGCGAAACCGCCCGGGCCTGTACCGTCGCGGCAGCATTAAAGGGCGGCGAAGAACCCCTGGGCTCCGGCTTTTTTCAGCCCAATGACATTTTCGGCAACGCAGCCAAATTAACCATTGCCGACGGTTTCTGGGATATTCTCAAATGGGCCGGGGACATCGGCGGCGGTATGGCAGTAACCATGCCTTCAGAACTGGAGTTAGAAAATCCCGAAACAGCTCCTTACGTCCGCAAATTCATGAAAGCTTCCGCCCCCGCCGACCAGCGGCTGCGCATCGCCAAGTTTCTTCAGAACTGGTGTGCCGGCTTGCACGGTGCAGGCACCTGGCATGGTGCCGGATCCCCCATGGCCCAAAAAATGGCCCTCTATGCTCTTACCAATTTCGAAGAGAAGAAAAATCTGGCCAAATCCCTCTCCGGACTGAAAGAAGAATAA
- a CDS encoding secondary thiamine-phosphate synthase enzyme YjbQ encodes MKHYRKELWFDTKRRREYINITPQVQKCLEESGIREGLLLCNAMHITASVFINDDESGLHQDFETWLEGLAPEKPYDRYRHNGYEDNADAHLKRSVMGREVVVAVTEGKLDFGPWEQIFYGEFDGGRRKRVLVKVIGE; translated from the coding sequence ATGAAACATTATCGCAAAGAACTTTGGTTTGATACGAAAAGACGGCGGGAATATATTAATATCACGCCGCAAGTTCAAAAGTGTCTGGAGGAGAGCGGCATCCGGGAGGGATTGCTGCTTTGCAATGCCATGCATATAACCGCCAGTGTTTTTATTAATGATGATGAAAGTGGTTTGCACCAAGACTTTGAAACATGGCTGGAAGGCCTGGCTCCGGAAAAGCCCTATGACCGTTACCGGCACAATGGTTATGAGGACAATGCTGATGCTCATTTGAAACGCTCTGTTATGGGCAGGGAAGTTGTGGTTGCCGTTACAGAAGGAAAACTAGACTTTGGTCCATGGGAACAGATTTTTTATGGCGAATTTGATGGTGGCCGGCGTAAACGTGTATTAGTTAAGGTCATAGGTGAGTGA
- a CDS encoding PAS domain-containing sensor histidine kinase, giving the protein MESNSSYNTEIRKDNTKQTTETEVNRLAKYNTLEGLTVNELQYQYNEAEEKFFKSFYYNPAIMTISDLETSRYIDVNKKYEEVFGFKREEVIGKTPLEIGTWKYPQNRPDLIKQLEKVKQGFRVENIDVDSLNCKGETVHTLSSFDSITINKKKYLLGTVLDITKERKLELELKRKQELFNQFFHNSLDIYCVLDYEGFIVEANPAYHNLLGYSENEYLNTPLQVIVYPENKKAFTKALEYLRRTEIPICGIENRVICKDGTCKWFEWMMVPDTDYKRQFIVVVGREISERKEIEAVQKLLVSIIETTHDAVLSLDDNGIILSWNKAAEDIYGYLKEEIIGKSLSILAPSEVVGEYEQAFRKILKGEHVDNMEGIGRKKDGQLILALITFSPIYGEDGKVSKASVIIKDITENKVQENEILKLDRLNIIGELSASIAHEIRNPLTTVKGFLQLYIVKKLSQEDKSNFTLMIDELDRANSIITEFLKIGNNKLGEIEKQNLNEIINKIAPLLMAKALVKNQLIITELNTIPDLFLNAKEIKQLIINLVNNGLEAMSDNGIVTIKTFQEGKNTVLLIKDQGQGIPPNQINRIGESFFTTKKEGTGLGLATCYRVCNHHNAKLSFETGKEGTTFFVVFTNTPGNIRA; this is encoded by the coding sequence ATGGAATCAAATTCTTCCTATAACACAGAAATAAGAAAGGACAATACAAAACAAACCACAGAGACAGAGGTTAATCGATTGGCAAAGTATAATACTCTAGAAGGCTTGACAGTAAATGAGCTACAGTATCAATACAACGAAGCTGAAGAGAAGTTCTTTAAATCCTTTTATTATAATCCTGCCATAATGACAATTTCTGATCTGGAGACTAGTCGCTATATAGATGTTAATAAAAAATATGAGGAGGTTTTTGGCTTTAAGAGAGAGGAGGTCATTGGCAAGACTCCTTTAGAAATCGGAACTTGGAAGTATCCTCAAAATAGGCCGGATTTAATAAAGCAGCTTGAAAAGGTTAAACAAGGTTTTCGAGTTGAAAATATTGATGTGGATAGTCTAAATTGTAAAGGCGAAACCGTGCATACCTTATCATCCTTTGATTCCATTACGATAAATAAGAAAAAATATTTGTTAGGCACTGTTTTGGATATTACCAAAGAAAGAAAACTGGAATTAGAACTAAAGCGGAAACAAGAGCTGTTCAACCAGTTTTTTCATAACTCTTTAGATATTTATTGTGTTTTGGATTATGAGGGATTTATAGTTGAAGCCAATCCAGCTTATCATAATTTACTAGGTTACTCAGAAAATGAGTATCTGAATACTCCACTGCAAGTAATTGTCTATCCAGAAAACAAAAAAGCATTTACCAAGGCATTAGAATATTTAAGAAGGACAGAAATACCTATTTGTGGAATCGAAAATAGAGTTATCTGTAAAGACGGTACCTGTAAATGGTTTGAATGGATGATGGTTCCGGATACGGATTATAAAAGGCAATTTATTGTTGTTGTTGGTAGAGAAATAAGTGAAAGAAAAGAGATAGAAGCTGTCCAAAAATTATTAGTCTCGATTATAGAAACGACACATGATGCAGTACTCAGTTTAGATGATAATGGAATCATTCTTAGCTGGAACAAGGCTGCAGAAGACATTTATGGTTATCTTAAAGAAGAGATTATTGGCAAGTCATTGTCTATTCTTGCTCCCTCAGAGGTAGTGGGTGAATATGAACAGGCATTTCGAAAAATTCTTAAGGGCGAACATGTTGATAACATGGAGGGAATTGGCAGAAAAAAGGATGGGCAGTTGATTTTAGCGTTGATCACTTTTTCTCCTATCTATGGGGAGGATGGAAAGGTTTCAAAAGCATCAGTAATTATTAAAGATATTACCGAAAATAAAGTGCAAGAAAATGAAATCTTAAAGCTAGATCGTTTAAATATTATTGGTGAACTATCCGCGAGTATAGCTCATGAAATTAGAAATCCCTTAACTACGGTAAAAGGTTTTCTGCAATTATATATTGTAAAGAAACTTTCTCAAGAAGATAAAAGTAATTTTACTTTAATGATTGATGAGTTGGACCGAGCAAACTCAATTATAACGGAGTTTCTTAAAATAGGTAACAACAAACTGGGAGAAATTGAAAAACAAAATTTAAATGAGATTATTAACAAGATTGCACCATTGCTAATGGCAAAAGCATTGGTTAAAAATCAGTTGATTATTACTGAGCTTAATACTATTCCGGATTTATTTTTAAATGCTAAGGAAATAAAACAACTAATTATAAACCTTGTAAATAACGGTTTAGAAGCGATGAGTGATAATGGGATAGTGACAATAAAAACCTTCCAAGAAGGAAAAAATACAGTCTTATTGATTAAAGATCAGGGACAGGGAATACCTCCAAATCAAATTAACAGAATCGGAGAATCATTTTTTACTACTAAAAAAGAAGGTACAGGTTTAGGTCTTGCAACATGCTATAGAGTTTGTAATCATCATAATGCAAAATTGAGTTTTGAAACGGGTAAAGAAGGGACAACATTTTTTGTAGTGTTTACAAATACTCCCGGAAACATAAGGGCGTAA
- a CDS encoding MBL fold metallo-hydrolase — protein MIVYLWSFLIVLCLGLILFINRYPSFGGSPSKKAKENYQGLHNYLAGKFVNLVPTKMDMGATNLFSMLKEYLFEGKDLNPAGPIPVTQINWNKIKSGEDSITWLGHSAFLISIDNKKLLTDPMLGPIASPVSFAGSKRYNYSEDMQDIINEMPPIDAVFITHDHYDHLDYPSILKLKNKTAHFFVPLGVSAHLIRWGVAKDKITELNWWNEAEFQGLTVALAPTKHFSGRGIFNRDSTLWGGWVILGRRTRFYTSGDGGYDEHFKEIGKKYGPFDITLLEGGQYDRRWSWVHMTPEQAVQAHRDLNGKTMMLMHWGGFTLAFHSWNDPIERAILEAQKAGVNLIAPKIGETLFLNSDQYNPPSSWWEL, from the coding sequence ATGATAGTGTATTTATGGAGCTTTCTTATTGTATTATGCTTGGGGCTGATACTGTTTATAAATAGATACCCTTCCTTTGGTGGGAGCCCATCTAAAAAAGCAAAAGAGAATTATCAAGGTCTGCATAATTATCTTGCCGGTAAATTTGTCAATCTGGTGCCAACAAAAATGGACATGGGTGCCACAAATCTTTTCTCCATGCTTAAAGAGTATCTCTTTGAGGGTAAAGACCTTAATCCTGCCGGTCCTATTCCTGTTACTCAAATTAATTGGAATAAAATAAAAAGTGGCGAGGATAGTATCACTTGGTTGGGACATTCCGCCTTTTTAATAAGTATCGATAATAAAAAGCTGCTGACAGACCCTATGCTGGGGCCTATTGCCTCACCGGTTTCTTTTGCAGGAAGTAAACGCTATAACTACAGTGAAGATATGCAGGATATTATTAATGAAATGCCTCCCATTGACGCAGTGTTTATTACCCACGACCATTACGACCACTTAGATTATCCCTCTATCCTAAAGCTAAAGAACAAGACCGCTCATTTTTTCGTTCCCCTGGGAGTAAGTGCACACTTGATCCGCTGGGGAGTGGCAAAGGATAAAATTACAGAGCTCAACTGGTGGAATGAAGCGGAATTCCAAGGCCTAACCGTTGCCTTAGCTCCCACCAAACACTTCTCCGGCAGGGGGATTTTTAATCGGGATTCCACCTTATGGGGCGGTTGGGTCATTCTCGGCAGGCGTACACGTTTTTATACCAGCGGAGATGGCGGCTATGACGAACATTTTAAGGAAATCGGAAAAAAATATGGGCCTTTTGATATCACCTTACTTGAAGGTGGTCAATATGACCGGCGGTGGTCTTGGGTCCATATGACTCCGGAGCAAGCTGTACAGGCTCACCGGGATTTAAACGGCAAAACAATGATGTTAATGCACTGGGGAGGATTTACCTTAGCCTTTCATAGCTGGAATGATCCTATAGAACGAGCGATATTAGAAGCCCAAAAAGCAGGTGTTAACCTGATAGCCCCTAAAATTGGTGAAACTCTCTTCTTAAATTCGGACCAGTACAATCCTCCCTCTTCATGGTGGGAATTATAA
- a CDS encoding MarR family winged helix-turn-helix transcriptional regulator: MFEFGLRDLPQKETLEEYSVHFPELQKEAVLAALALLRTAADLSKAFDLHFAAFGITEGRFIILMLLYRESDYTLDFTLLSEKAEITKSTLTGLIDGLEKQGYVERIPHPKDRRKQLLRLSSSGLKLLEEMLPKHYKKTGHLMVGLSLSEQLDLINLLDKLQESLLKTEKREVVEHEQTIYCKRK, from the coding sequence TTGTTTGAATTTGGACTTAGAGATTTACCACAAAAAGAAACCCTTGAAGAGTATTCCGTACATTTTCCTGAACTACAAAAAGAAGCAGTTCTTGCAGCTTTAGCCTTATTAAGAACGGCAGCAGATTTATCAAAGGCCTTTGATTTGCATTTTGCAGCCTTTGGCATAACCGAGGGGCGTTTTATAATATTGATGCTGCTTTATAGAGAATCAGACTACACTTTAGATTTTACTCTACTAAGTGAGAAAGCAGAGATAACAAAATCGACGCTAACGGGTTTAATCGATGGACTTGAGAAGCAAGGGTATGTAGAACGTATTCCCCATCCAAAGGATCGCCGGAAACAGTTGCTGCGTTTAAGTTCAAGCGGGCTCAAGCTGCTTGAAGAGATGCTTCCTAAGCATTATAAAAAGACCGGTCATTTGATGGTGGGGCTAAGCTTGTCTGAGCAATTGGATCTCATAAACTTATTAGATAAACTACAGGAATCTCTATTAAAAACCGAGAAAAGAGAGGTCGTTGAACATGAGCAGACAATTTACTGCAAGCGAAAGTAG
- a CDS encoding sodium-dependent transporter yields the protein MEGREQWGTRAGFILAAVGSAVGLGNIWRFPYVAYDNGGGAFFIPYLFALLTAGIPLLIMEFTMGHKYRGSAPLSYARMSKKTEWIGWWQVAIAFVISTYYSVIIAWAMAYTYFALGLRWGNDPGGFLMGDYLQRVDIVNGAAIGTVGSIVPGVFMPLVLVWIIALGILFKGIKKGIERANRIFIPTLIIMFLSIVIRALTLEGAALGLEAFFKPNWSKIASPGVWVAAYGQIFFSLSIAFAIMITYSSYLPRKADINNNAFIAAFSNSSVELLAGFGVFATLGFMAKQAGVPIEEVATAGIGLAFVVLPKILNSFPGFNGLFGVLFFGSLVFAGLSSLISIVETYIAAVQDKFKVSRTKAVVIGGGLSALVSILYATQGGLFFLDVIDYFINNFGVALAGLVSVVTVAWFLKNLRPFQDHANQISDLRTGLWWRFCLGILTPLVLGYMFILNLVDNLKNNYEDYPTLFLIYSGWGVVIATILLGFILATLKWQAKDLDATAYLDDEGVEK from the coding sequence ATGGAAGGTCGTGAGCAATGGGGAACGAGGGCTGGATTTATCTTAGCAGCTGTAGGCTCTGCTGTCGGATTAGGAAATATATGGCGTTTTCCCTATGTAGCCTATGATAACGGTGGTGGTGCATTTTTCATTCCCTATTTATTTGCCCTTTTAACGGCGGGTATTCCGCTGCTTATCATGGAGTTTACTATGGGTCATAAATATCGTGGTTCTGCGCCTTTAAGCTACGCCCGCATGAGTAAGAAAACTGAGTGGATTGGTTGGTGGCAAGTAGCCATAGCTTTTGTGATTTCTACCTACTATTCGGTGATTATTGCTTGGGCTATGGCTTATACTTATTTTGCCTTAGGTTTGCGATGGGGAAACGACCCCGGCGGATTTTTAATGGGTGATTATTTGCAACGTGTGGATATTGTCAATGGAGCAGCCATTGGTACGGTGGGATCAATTGTTCCGGGAGTTTTTATGCCCTTAGTCCTGGTCTGGATCATTGCCTTAGGAATTTTGTTTAAAGGTATTAAAAAAGGGATTGAGCGAGCCAATCGCATTTTTATTCCAACTTTAATAATTATGTTTTTATCTATTGTTATTCGAGCCCTGACCTTAGAAGGTGCTGCTCTTGGTCTGGAAGCTTTTTTTAAACCGAATTGGAGCAAAATTGCGTCGCCGGGGGTTTGGGTGGCAGCTTATGGTCAAATTTTTTTCAGTTTATCCATTGCCTTTGCCATTATGATTACTTATTCCAGTTATTTGCCCAGAAAAGCTGACATAAACAACAATGCCTTCATTGCAGCTTTTAGTAATTCAAGTGTCGAGCTTTTGGCGGGCTTTGGGGTTTTTGCTACCTTGGGATTCATGGCTAAACAAGCGGGGGTTCCCATTGAAGAGGTAGCAACGGCGGGTATTGGTTTAGCCTTTGTGGTCCTTCCGAAGATCTTAAACTCTTTCCCTGGTTTCAATGGACTTTTTGGGGTCTTGTTTTTTGGATCCTTAGTATTTGCCGGGCTCTCGTCCTTAATTTCCATTGTCGAGACCTATATTGCTGCGGTACAAGATAAATTCAAAGTGTCCCGTACAAAGGCGGTTGTGATTGGCGGTGGTCTTTCCGCGCTGGTTTCAATCTTGTATGCAACTCAAGGCGGCTTATTCTTCTTAGATGTCATAGACTACTTTATTAACAACTTTGGAGTTGCTTTAGCCGGACTCGTATCCGTTGTTACCGTTGCCTGGTTTTTAAAGAATTTAAGACCTTTCCAAGATCACGCCAACCAAATATCGGATTTGCGTACAGGATTATGGTGGAGGTTTTGCCTGGGCATTCTGACGCCCCTGGTCTTAGGCTATATGTTCATTCTAAATCTGGTGGACAACTTGAAAAACAATTATGAAGACTATCCCACCTTATTTCTAATTTACTCCGGTTGGGGAGTCGTGATTGCCACGATTTTGCTGGGCTTTATCTTGGCGACCTTAAAGTGGCAGGCAAAGGATTTGGATGCCACAGCATACTTGGATGATGAAGGAGTGGAAAAATGA
- a CDS encoding cupin domain-containing protein, with the protein MLNHRSVLINTSELSIIHEKMPPKTSEVRHYHQQAKQFFFVVSGQATIEVNEELIELNEQEGVEISPNIPHQMFNKSERDIEFIVVSAPTSKGDRILAE; encoded by the coding sequence ATGCTTAACCACCGTAGTGTTTTAATTAATACTTCCGAATTAAGTATTATCCATGAAAAAATGCCGCCAAAGACTTCCGAAGTAAGACACTATCATCAGCAAGCAAAACAGTTTTTCTTTGTAGTGTCTGGACAGGCTACGATAGAAGTTAATGAGGAACTTATTGAACTAAATGAGCAGGAAGGTGTAGAAATATCCCCAAATATTCCTCATCAGATGTTTAACAAGTCAGAGAGGGATATCGAGTTCATAGTTGTTTCAGCGCCAACTAGTAAAGGGGATAGAATATTAGCTGAATAG